One Streptomyces sp. V4I8 genomic window carries:
- the istB gene encoding IS21-like element helper ATPase IstB yields the protein MPRPATASGDDEGEEEPGAVEKTTTARTAAAASSRRTGRQTLTDLAFLARAMKAPALLDAAERLAERARKESWTHAEYLVAVLQREVSARESHGGEARVRAARFPAVKTVEELDVTHLRGITRQQLAHLGTLDFIAGKENAVFLGPPGTGKTHLAIGLAVRACQAGHRVAFATASEWVDRLAAAHAAGRLADELTRLGRYPLIVVDEVGYIPFEAEAANLFFQLISNRYERASVIVTSNKPFGRWGEVFGDETVAAAMIDRLVHHAEVHSFKGDSYRMRGRELGRIPTDNQDD from the coding sequence ATGCCCCGCCCCGCGACAGCCTCCGGCGACGACGAAGGCGAGGAAGAGCCCGGCGCCGTCGAGAAGACCACCACCGCCAGGACGGCAGCGGCGGCATCCTCCCGTCGGACGGGCCGGCAGACCTTGACTGACCTGGCTTTCCTCGCCCGCGCGATGAAGGCCCCGGCCCTGCTGGACGCCGCCGAACGGCTGGCCGAACGCGCCCGCAAGGAGTCCTGGACGCACGCCGAATACCTCGTCGCCGTGCTCCAGCGCGAGGTGAGCGCCCGCGAATCGCACGGCGGCGAGGCCCGCGTCCGCGCGGCGAGGTTCCCCGCCGTCAAAACGGTCGAGGAACTCGACGTCACCCATCTGCGCGGGATAACGCGCCAACAGCTCGCGCATCTGGGTACGTTGGACTTCATCGCCGGGAAGGAGAACGCCGTTTTCCTGGGTCCGCCCGGGACCGGAAAGACACACCTGGCGATCGGGCTCGCGGTCAGAGCCTGCCAGGCCGGACACCGCGTCGCCTTCGCGACCGCCTCCGAGTGGGTCGACCGGCTCGCCGCCGCCCACGCAGCCGGCCGTCTGGCCGACGAGCTCACCAGACTGGGCCGCTACCCGCTGATCGTGGTGGACGAGGTCGGCTACATCCCCTTCGAGGCCGAAGCCGCGAACCTGTTCTTCCAGCTCATCTCGAACAGATACGAACGCGCGTCCGTGATCGTCACCAGCAACAAGCCCTTCGGACGCTGGGGAGAGGTCTTCGGCGACGAGACCGTGGCCGCCGCCATGATCGACCGCCTCGTCCACCACGCCGAGGTCCACTCGTTCAAGGGCGATTCGTATCGCATGCGCGGCCGCGAACTCGGACGCATCCCCACCGACAACCAAGACGACTGA
- the istA gene encoding IS21 family transposase translates to MILVEDWAEIRRLHRAEQMPIRAIARHLGISKNTVKRALAHDRPPKYERPAKGSVVDAVEVQIRELLRETPTMPATVIAERIGWDRGMTVLKERVRDLRPAYIPVDPVSRTTYRPGELAQCDLWFPDAEIPLGYGQTGQPPVLVMVSGYSRMIAARMLPSRRTGDLIDGHWRLLSAWGAVPKMLVWDNESGIGRGKVTGEFAAFAGLLSTRIYLCRPRDPETKGLVERANGYLETSFLPGRHFSGPNDFNAQLGEWLKVANRRRHRALQARPSERWEADKSGMIALPPVDPPSWWRFSIRLGRDHYVRIDTNDYSVDPAAIGRTVTVLCDNDEVIVLATGGEIVAQHPRCWAKHQTLTDPQHAATGTRMRQGVHRQQAARQSRLAASSGPMVEVEQRELDTYDRLFTVIDGGGDKEAS, encoded by the coding sequence GTGATCCTTGTGGAGGACTGGGCAGAGATCCGTCGGTTGCACCGGGCCGAGCAGATGCCGATCAGGGCGATCGCCCGCCATCTGGGCATTTCGAAGAACACGGTGAAGCGGGCGCTGGCGCACGACCGGCCGCCGAAGTACGAGAGGCCGGCCAAGGGCTCGGTGGTGGACGCGGTCGAGGTGCAGATCCGCGAGCTGCTGCGGGAGACGCCGACGATGCCCGCGACGGTGATCGCCGAGCGGATCGGCTGGGACCGCGGGATGACCGTGCTCAAGGAGCGGGTCCGCGACCTGCGTCCCGCCTATATCCCGGTGGACCCGGTGTCGCGGACGACGTATCGGCCGGGTGAGCTGGCCCAGTGCGACCTGTGGTTCCCCGACGCGGAGATCCCGCTCGGCTACGGGCAGACCGGGCAGCCGCCGGTGCTGGTGATGGTGTCCGGCTACTCGCGGATGATCGCCGCGAGGATGCTGCCCTCGCGGCGGACCGGGGACCTGATCGACGGGCACTGGCGGCTGCTGTCCGCCTGGGGCGCCGTCCCGAAGATGCTGGTCTGGGACAACGAGTCCGGGATCGGCCGCGGGAAGGTGACCGGCGAGTTCGCCGCGTTCGCGGGCCTGCTCTCCACCAGGATCTACCTCTGCCGCCCCCGCGATCCAGAAACGAAAGGGCTGGTGGAGCGGGCCAATGGTTACCTGGAGACCAGCTTCCTGCCGGGCCGTCACTTCTCCGGCCCCAACGACTTCAACGCCCAGCTGGGCGAGTGGCTGAAGGTCGCCAACCGGCGCCGGCACCGCGCTCTGCAGGCCCGTCCGAGCGAGCGGTGGGAGGCGGACAAGTCCGGGATGATCGCGCTGCCGCCGGTCGACCCGCCGTCCTGGTGGCGTTTCTCCATCCGGCTCGGCCGCGACCACTACGTCCGCATCGACACCAACGACTACTCCGTCGACCCCGCCGCGATCGGGAGGACGGTGACGGTGCTCTGTGACAACGATGAGGTCATCGTCCTGGCCACCGGCGGGGAGATCGTCGCCCAGCACCCCAGGTGCTGGGCGAAGCACCAGACCCTCACCGACCCCCAACACGCCGCCACCGGCACCCGGATGCGTCAGGGAGTGCACCGTCAGCAGGCAGCCCGCCAGAGCCGGCTGGCTGCTTCGTCCGGCCCGATGGTCGAGGTCGAACAGCGCGAACTGGACACCTATGACCGACTGTTCACCGTCATCGACGGCGGCGGCGACAAGGAGGCGAGCTGA
- a CDS encoding RICIN domain-containing protein, whose translation MTHHVTGTYFMCNDWHDGVGNHTQTWAQDPFAKDNNSHRWFLRQNSDGTVRIESYANHRCLTAGANPPDIVTLRESTDSLSQHWRLVSHAERGNDFYMVSVVHPRYALAIADHLQGNDRLVGLTRMWGGPNLSQLWRIYPSSEDQG comes from the coding sequence ATGACCCACCACGTCACCGGCACCTACTTCATGTGCAACGACTGGCACGACGGTGTCGGCAACCACACCCAGACCTGGGCACAGGACCCGTTCGCCAAGGACAACAACTCGCACCGATGGTTCCTGCGGCAGAACTCCGACGGCACAGTGCGCATCGAGTCGTACGCCAACCACCGCTGCCTCACCGCGGGCGCCAACCCGCCCGACATCGTGACTCTTCGAGAGAGCACGGACAGCCTCAGCCAGCACTGGCGGCTGGTCTCCCACGCCGAGCGAGGCAACGACTTCTACATGGTCTCGGTCGTGCACCCGCGCTACGCCCTGGCCATCGCCGACCACCTCCAGGGCAACGACCGGCTGGTGGGCCTGACCCGCATGTGGGGCGGACCGAACCTCTCCCAGCTGTGGCGGATCTACCCCTCGTCAGAGGACCAGGGATGA
- a CDS encoding ABC transporter ATP-binding protein, whose product MATTRHRPRLRISGVCKEYGGRQVLRDVDLEVPAGTLVGVVGENGAGKSTLLQIAVGHLAPDRGTVTRAGAVGYCPQRVVLNDAFTVGQHLRLFQMAYRLPALERVDELMELLALTGCRRQRVGELSGGTRQKLNLLIALMHDPQLLVLDEPYQGFDWDTHQRFWTLAADLRDQGRSIIVVSHLLHELHHFDAIAHLREGRLHFEETNR is encoded by the coding sequence ATGGCAACGACGCGTCACCGGCCACGGCTTCGGATCAGCGGAGTATGCAAGGAGTACGGCGGCAGGCAGGTCCTGCGCGACGTCGACCTCGAGGTACCCGCCGGGACGCTGGTAGGAGTCGTCGGTGAGAACGGGGCCGGCAAGAGCACTCTGCTGCAGATCGCCGTAGGGCACCTCGCACCCGACCGCGGGACGGTGACTCGGGCCGGGGCTGTGGGGTACTGCCCGCAACGAGTGGTACTGAACGATGCGTTCACCGTCGGGCAGCATCTGAGGTTGTTCCAGATGGCCTACCGGCTGCCGGCGCTCGAGCGCGTCGACGAGCTGATGGAGCTGCTGGCGCTGACCGGCTGCCGACGACAGCGGGTCGGCGAGCTCAGTGGCGGAACGCGACAGAAGCTGAACCTGCTGATCGCACTCATGCACGATCCGCAGTTGCTGGTCCTGGACGAGCCCTACCAGGGCTTTGACTGGGACACCCATCAGCGGTTCTGGACCCTGGCCGCCGATCTGCGTGATCAGGGCCGGTCGATCATCGTGGTCTCGCACCTGCTGCACGAACTGCACCACTTCGACGCGATCGCTCATCTGCGTGAAGGGCGTCTGCACTTCGAGGAGACCAACCGTTGA